The following are encoded in a window of Pseudomonas graminis genomic DNA:
- a CDS encoding imelysin family protein codes for MIRMPLATASLLAVAIALAGCDQGKDKPAAAAPAPAPAAAAAPAPAPTAAAAPAQPNETATRAVVANYANIVFAVFSDAESTAKKLSTAVDAFLATPNDQTLKAARAAWVAARVPYMQSEVFRFGNTIIDDWEGQVNAWPLDEGLIDYVAKDYQHALGNPGATANIIANKSVQVGEDKVDVSEITPEKLASLNELGGSEANVATGYHAIEFLLWGQDLHGTNPGAGERPASDYIEGQGGTGGHNDRRRAYLKAATDLLVSDLEEMVNNWKPGVADNYRATLEAESAESGLRKMLFGMGSLSLGELAGERMKVALEANSSEDEHDCFSDNTHNSHFYNGLGIRNVYLGEYTRVDGSKVSGASLSSLVATADAATDQTVRADLDATQAKLQVIVDHANKGEHFDQLIAAGNTAGNQVVRDAIAALVKQTGAIEQAAGKLGITDLNPDNADHEF; via the coding sequence ATGATTCGTATGCCCCTGGCAACCGCAAGTCTGCTGGCTGTCGCTATTGCTCTGGCCGGTTGTGATCAAGGCAAGGACAAGCCCGCCGCTGCAGCGCCTGCCCCCGCACCTGCCGCCGCTGCCGCCCCGGCTCCAGCGCCAACCGCCGCCGCTGCACCTGCCCAGCCCAACGAAACCGCCACCAGAGCAGTAGTCGCCAACTACGCCAATATCGTATTTGCCGTTTTCAGCGACGCCGAATCCACTGCCAAAAAGCTCAGCACGGCAGTCGACGCTTTCCTCGCCACACCCAATGACCAGACCCTGAAAGCAGCGCGTGCAGCCTGGGTAGCAGCGCGCGTGCCGTACATGCAGAGCGAAGTATTCCGCTTCGGCAACACCATCATCGACGACTGGGAAGGTCAGGTGAACGCATGGCCGCTGGATGAGGGCCTGATCGATTACGTCGCCAAGGATTACCAGCACGCACTGGGTAACCCGGGTGCCACCGCCAACATCATCGCCAACAAATCAGTGCAAGTGGGCGAGGACAAAGTCGACGTCAGCGAAATCACCCCTGAAAAACTGGCCAGCCTGAACGAGCTCGGTGGTTCGGAAGCAAACGTGGCCACCGGTTATCACGCCATCGAATTCCTGCTCTGGGGTCAGGACCTGCATGGCACCAATCCGGGCGCCGGCGAGCGTCCGGCCAGCGACTACATTGAAGGCCAGGGCGGCACCGGCGGCCACAACGACCGCCGTCGCGCTTATCTGAAGGCCGCCACTGACCTGCTGGTCAGCGACCTCGAAGAAATGGTCAACAACTGGAAACCGGGCGTCGCCGACAACTACCGCGCCACGCTGGAAGCGGAGTCCGCCGAGAGCGGGCTGCGCAAAATGCTGTTCGGCATGGGCAGCCTGTCGCTCGGTGAACTGGCGGGCGAGCGCATGAAAGTCGCGTTGGAGGCCAATTCCAGCGAAGACGAGCACGATTGCTTCAGCGACAACACCCACAACTCGCACTTCTACAATGGCCTGGGCATCCGCAACGTCTACCTGGGTGAATACACCCGCGTCGACGGCAGCAAAGTGAGCGGCGCGAGCCTGTCCTCGCTGGTCGCCACCGCCGACGCTGCAACCGACCAGACCGTGCGCGCCGACCTTGACGCGACCCAGGCAAAGCTGCAGGTCATCGTCGACCACGCCAACAAGGGCGAGCATTTCGACCAGCTCATCGCGGCGGGCAATACGGCAGGCAACCAGGTCGTGCGCGACGCCATCGCCGCGCTGGTCAAACAGACCGGGGCCATTGAGCAAGCGGCCGGCAAGTTGGGCATCACTGATCTGAACCCGGACAACGCCGACCACGAGTTCTGA
- a CDS encoding LysE/ArgO family amino acid transporter: MWQSYLNGLLVSLGLIMAIGTQNAYVLAQSLRREHHLSVALLCIVCDAILVAAGVFGLANVLSHNPTLLAVARWGGVIFLLWYGAMALRRALSPQSLAEGDTDGQRSRRAVLLTALAVTLLNPHVYLDTVLLIGSLGAQQAVPGAYVAGAASASVVWFSTLAIGAAWLAPWLARPTTWRLLDLMVAVMMFSVAVQLIRTA; this comes from the coding sequence ATGTGGCAAAGCTACCTCAACGGCCTGCTGGTTTCCCTCGGGCTGATCATGGCCATCGGCACTCAGAACGCCTATGTGCTGGCGCAAAGTCTGCGTCGCGAACACCACCTTTCCGTGGCCCTGCTGTGCATCGTGTGCGATGCCATTCTGGTGGCGGCCGGTGTGTTCGGCCTTGCCAATGTGCTGTCCCATAACCCTACACTTCTGGCGGTGGCGCGCTGGGGCGGCGTGATATTTTTGCTGTGGTACGGCGCCATGGCCTTACGCCGCGCACTGTCGCCGCAGAGCCTCGCCGAGGGCGACACCGACGGCCAGCGCTCACGACGCGCTGTATTACTGACCGCGTTGGCGGTGACCTTGCTGAACCCGCACGTTTATCTCGACACGGTGCTGCTGATCGGCTCCCTCGGCGCCCAGCAAGCGGTGCCCGGCGCCTACGTGGCGGGGGCGGCCAGCGCTTCGGTGGTGTGGTTTTCAACGCTGGCAATCGGCGCCGCCTGGCTGGCCCCATGGCTCGCCCGTCCGACAACCTGGCGTCTGCTGGACCTGATGGTCGCAGTAATGATGTTCAGCGTAGCGGTGCAGTTGATCAGAACGGCGTGA
- a CDS encoding putative bifunctional diguanylate cyclase/phosphodiesterase — translation MKLELKHSLSVKLLRVVLLSALIVGVVLSCAQIVYDAYKTRQAVASDAARILDMFRDPSTQAVYSLDREMGMQVIEGLFQDKAVRMASIGHPNETVLAEKSRDLETTPTRWLTDLILGQERSFTTQLVGRSPYSEYYGDLRITLDTATYGETFLTNSMIIFISGVLRALAMGLVLYLVYHWLLTKPLSKIIEHLTSINPDRPSEHQLPLLKGHEKNELGVWVNTANQLLASIERNTNLRHEAESSLLRMAQYDFLTGLPNRLQLQKQLDKILVDSGKVQHRVAVLCVGLDDFKGINEQFSYQAGDQLLLALADRLRSHSGRLGALARLGGDQFALVQADIEQPYEAAELAQNILDDLEAPFAVDQQEIRLRATIGITLFPEDGDSTEKLLQKAEQTMTLAKTRSRNRYQFYIASVDSEMRRRRELEKDLREALAREQFHLVYQPQISYRDHSVVGVEALIRWIHPEHGFVPPDQFIPLAEQNGTIIAIGEWVLDQACKQLREWHDQGFTDLRMAVNLSTVQLHHAELPRVVNNLLQIYRLPPRSLELEVTETGLMEDITTAAQHLLSLRRSGALIAIDDFGTGYSSLSYLKSLPLDKIKIDKSFVQDLLDDDDDATIVRAIIQLGKSLGMQVIAEGVETAEQEAYIISEGCHEGQGYFYSKPLPARELLVYLKQAQRTHSEAL, via the coding sequence TTGAAGCTGGAACTCAAACACAGCCTGTCGGTGAAGCTGCTTCGCGTTGTGCTGCTGTCCGCGCTGATCGTCGGGGTCGTGCTCAGTTGCGCACAGATCGTCTACGACGCTTACAAAACCCGCCAGGCCGTTGCCTCGGATGCGGCGCGTATCCTCGACATGTTCCGCGATCCGTCGACTCAGGCCGTTTATAGCCTGGACCGGGAAATGGGCATGCAGGTCATCGAAGGGCTGTTTCAGGACAAGGCCGTGCGGATGGCATCCATCGGTCATCCCAACGAGACGGTGCTCGCCGAGAAATCCCGAGACCTCGAAACCACCCCCACCCGCTGGCTGACCGATCTGATCCTGGGCCAGGAACGCAGTTTCACCACGCAACTGGTCGGCCGCAGCCCGTACAGCGAATATTACGGCGACCTGCGCATCACCCTCGACACCGCCACCTACGGCGAAACCTTCCTCACCAACTCGATGATCATTTTCATTTCCGGCGTATTGCGCGCGCTGGCGATGGGCCTGGTGCTGTACCTGGTTTACCACTGGCTACTGACCAAACCGCTGTCGAAAATCATCGAGCACCTGACCAGCATCAACCCCGACCGCCCCAGCGAACACCAGTTGCCGTTGCTCAAAGGCCATGAAAAAAACGAACTGGGGGTCTGGGTCAACACCGCCAACCAACTGTTGGCGTCCATCGAGCGCAACACCAATTTGCGCCACGAGGCTGAATCCAGCCTGCTGCGGATGGCCCAGTACGATTTCCTCACCGGTCTGCCGAACCGGCTGCAACTGCAGAAGCAACTGGACAAGATCCTCGTCGATTCCGGAAAAGTGCAGCATCGCGTCGCGGTGTTGTGCGTCGGGCTGGATGACTTCAAAGGCATCAACGAACAATTCAGTTATCAGGCCGGCGATCAGTTGCTGCTGGCCCTCGCCGATCGCCTGCGCAGCCACAGCGGCCGCCTCGGCGCCCTTGCCCGTCTGGGCGGCGACCAGTTCGCGCTGGTTCAGGCCGATATCGAACAGCCCTATGAAGCCGCCGAGCTGGCGCAGAATATTCTCGACGACCTGGAAGCGCCCTTCGCCGTCGATCAGCAAGAGATTCGTCTGCGCGCCACCATCGGCATCACGCTGTTCCCCGAAGATGGCGACAGCACCGAGAAGCTGCTGCAGAAAGCCGAACAGACCATGACGCTGGCCAAGACACGCTCGCGTAACCGCTACCAGTTTTATATCGCCAGCGTCGACAGCGAGATGCGTCGTCGTCGCGAGCTGGAAAAAGACCTGCGTGAAGCCTTGGCCCGCGAGCAGTTTCACTTGGTCTATCAGCCGCAGATCAGCTATCGCGACCACAGCGTAGTGGGGGTCGAGGCGCTGATCCGCTGGATTCACCCGGAGCATGGCTTCGTGCCGCCGGATCAGTTCATTCCGTTGGCCGAGCAGAACGGCACCATTATCGCCATTGGTGAATGGGTACTGGATCAGGCCTGCAAACAGCTGCGCGAGTGGCACGATCAGGGCTTCACCGACCTGCGCATGGCGGTGAACCTGTCCACGGTGCAACTGCACCACGCCGAATTGCCGCGGGTGGTGAACAACTTGCTGCAAATCTACCGCCTGCCACCCCGCAGTCTGGAGCTGGAAGTCACGGAAACCGGTCTGATGGAAGACATCACCACCGCCGCGCAGCACCTGTTGAGCCTGCGCCGCTCCGGGGCGCTGATCGCCATCGATGACTTTGGGACCGGTTATTCATCGCTGAGTTATCTGAAAAGCCTGCCGCTGGACAAGATCAAGATCGACAAGAGCTTCGTGCAGGACCTGCTCGACGACGATGACGACGCGACGATCGTGCGCGCCATCATTCAGCTCGGCAAAAGTCTGGGCATGCAGGTGATCGCCGAAGGCGTAGAGACCGCCGAGCAAGAGGCCTACATCATTTCCGAGGGTTGTCACGAAGGCCAGGGCTACTTCTACAGCAAGCCTCTGCCAGCGCGGGAGTTACTGGTTTACCTGAAACAGGCGCAACGGACCCACAGCGAGGCGCTGTAG
- a CDS encoding NAD-dependent epimerase/dehydratase family protein: protein MKILVTGAGGFIGGRFARFALEQGLSVRVNGRRAEGVEHLVRRGAEFIQGDLSDPELVHALCDDVEAVVHCAGAVGTWGRRQDFHQGNVQVTENVVEACLKQRVRRLVHLSSPSIYFDGRSHLDIREEQVPKRFGNHYAATKYLAEQKVFGAEEFGLEVIALRPRFVTGAGDTSIFPRLLQMQQKKRLSIIGNGLNKVDFTSIQNLNEALLSSLLAAGSALGKAYNISNGAPVPLWDVVNYVMRQMELPPVRRYRSYGLAYTAAAMNEAACLIWPGQPEPTLSRIGMQVMSRDFTLDINRARHYLDYQPDVSVWTALDEFCGWWKAQHGGAL, encoded by the coding sequence ATGAAAATTCTGGTCACCGGCGCAGGCGGCTTCATCGGCGGACGCTTCGCGCGTTTCGCGCTGGAGCAAGGTCTGAGCGTCCGGGTCAACGGCCGTCGCGCTGAGGGTGTCGAGCATCTGGTGCGGCGCGGGGCCGAGTTCATCCAGGGCGATCTTTCCGATCCGGAGCTTGTTCATGCGCTGTGTGACGACGTCGAAGCCGTGGTCCATTGCGCGGGGGCGGTGGGTACATGGGGGCGACGTCAGGACTTCCATCAGGGCAACGTTCAGGTCACTGAAAACGTCGTCGAAGCGTGCCTGAAACAACGGGTTCGGCGGCTGGTGCATCTGTCGTCGCCCTCGATCTATTTCGATGGCCGATCGCACCTCGATATCCGCGAGGAGCAGGTGCCCAAGCGCTTTGGCAATCACTATGCCGCGACCAAATACCTGGCCGAACAGAAGGTGTTTGGTGCCGAAGAGTTCGGTCTGGAAGTCATCGCCCTGCGCCCGCGTTTTGTGACGGGTGCGGGTGACACGAGCATTTTCCCGCGACTGCTGCAGATGCAGCAGAAGAAGCGCTTGTCGATCATCGGCAACGGCTTGAACAAGGTTGATTTCACCAGCATTCAGAACCTCAATGAGGCGCTGCTCAGCAGTCTGCTGGCCGCCGGCTCAGCGCTGGGCAAGGCTTACAACATCAGCAACGGCGCGCCCGTCCCGCTTTGGGACGTGGTCAATTACGTCATGCGCCAGATGGAGTTGCCACCGGTGAGACGCTATCGGTCTTACGGCCTGGCGTACACCGCGGCGGCCATGAACGAGGCGGCGTGCCTGATCTGGCCGGGGCAACCTGAACCGACGCTGTCGCGCATCGGGATGCAGGTGATGAGCAGGGATTTCACGCTTGATATCAATCGCGCCAGGCATTATCTGGATTACCAGCCTGACGTCAGCGTGTGGACTGCCCTCGACGAGTTCTGCGGTTGGTGGAAAGCCCAGCACGGCGGCGCGTTATAA
- a CDS encoding ACT domain-containing protein encodes MTGETSLSALLRSMNPELNDGEYVFCTVADSKRVEGIEVVGSFREHEGLTVILERNQARQLGLDCDYVMAWITLTVHSSLAAVGLTAAFASALGQAGISCNVVAGFYHDHLFVGKDDALKAMATLRALATNA; translated from the coding sequence ATGACTGGCGAAACCTCCCTCAGCGCGCTATTGCGCAGCATGAACCCTGAACTGAACGACGGTGAATACGTGTTCTGTACCGTGGCGGACAGCAAACGCGTGGAAGGCATCGAGGTGGTCGGCAGCTTTCGCGAACACGAAGGCCTGACCGTCATCCTCGAACGCAATCAGGCGCGGCAACTGGGCCTTGACTGCGATTACGTCATGGCCTGGATCACCCTGACCGTTCATTCCTCGCTCGCGGCAGTCGGACTGACCGCGGCGTTCGCCAGCGCATTGGGCCAGGCGGGCATCAGTTGCAACGTGGTCGCCGGCTTTTACCACGACCACCTTTTCGTGGGTAAGGACGACGCGCTAAAAGCCATGGCCACCTTGCGCGCACTGGCGACGAATGCCTGA
- a CDS encoding ATPase, which yields MRKDPYDDVDDVPSLSAKDDDDDFLPPPGARERTTVYSRDTPVVKVKAPGTGALWALICVLFIAFCGLGWWSFQQVSLMEQQLVATQESFARISEEAAGRLQDISGKVVATESMASSSEALKAQIKQLQDQLADQSKQQQGVAGLQGGLDKRLEQISTQSAQQQATNQQLQDQLKAVTTELAALKAAVPDGKSIQTEQERLETQLKGLNADVANLKKANGSQAIEQLEQDMVVVKSELENRPAAAASSGASLQEFDAFRAQMTRTINTLQSQIQTLSQQINARP from the coding sequence ATGCGCAAAGATCCCTATGACGACGTCGATGACGTCCCGAGCCTCAGCGCCAAAGACGATGACGATGATTTTCTGCCGCCGCCGGGTGCCCGCGAGCGCACGACGGTGTACTCGCGCGACACGCCAGTGGTGAAGGTGAAGGCGCCCGGCACCGGCGCGTTGTGGGCGCTGATCTGTGTGCTGTTTATCGCTTTTTGCGGCCTGGGGTGGTGGAGTTTTCAGCAGGTGTCGTTGATGGAGCAGCAGCTGGTTGCAACGCAGGAAAGCTTTGCGAGGATCAGTGAGGAGGCGGCGGGGCGCTTGCAGGATATTTCCGGGAAGGTGGTCGCCACCGAGTCGATGGCGAGCAGCAGCGAGGCGTTGAAGGCGCAGATCAAGCAGTTGCAGGATCAGTTGGCGGATCAGAGCAAGCAGCAGCAGGGTGTGGCGGGTTTGCAGGGCGGGCTGGACAAGCGGCTGGAGCAGATCAGTACGCAGAGCGCGCAGCAGCAGGCAACCAACCAGCAGTTGCAGGACCAGCTCAAGGCCGTGACGACGGAGCTGGCAGCGTTGAAAGCGGCGGTGCCGGATGGCAAGTCGATTCAGACTGAGCAGGAGCGGCTGGAGACGCAACTGAAGGGTTTGAATGCAGATGTGGCGAATCTGAAGAAAGCGAACGGCAGTCAGGCGATCGAGCAGCTTGAGCAGGATATGGTGGTGGTGAAGAGCGAGTTGGAAAATCGTCCGGCGGCGGCTGCTTCGTCAGGGGCGAGTCTGCAGGAGTTCGATGCGTTTCGTGCGCAGATGACGCGGACGATCAATACGTTGCAGAGTCAGATTCAGACGTTGTCGCAACAGATCAACGCTCGACCTTGA
- a CDS encoding di-heme oxidoreductase family protein — protein MTAWFRPSSLLLMALAMSGCDDAPRFTAAEPGESRSGGATTVNKSDRNAFSLPSANLSPVRRLDFSVGNSFFRNPWVIAPSTTTARDGLGPLFNTNACQNCHIKDGRGHPPEPGADNAVSMLVRLSIPDDPAFVEDIKRLGLTPEPVYGKQLQDMAIPGVTPEGKVRVDYDSMTVHFRDGTPVHLRRPTLQITQPGYGPMHPQTRASARIAPPMIGLGLLEAIPQAAILANANPNDEKGTGITGKPNWVWDDEQQKSVLGRFGWKASQPGIKQQNAHALAGDMGLTSTLMPVDDCTPSQTACLAAPNGNGPNGEPEVSDNILRLITFYTRNLGVPVRRDVAEPQVLAGKSLFFKAGCQQCHTPQFTTSADAAEPELANQVIRPYTDLLLHDMGEGLADNLSEFQASGQQWRTPPLWGIGLTQTVSGHTQFLHDGRARNLMEAVLWHGGEALPAQRQVLAFDAEQRAALLAFLNSL, from the coding sequence ATGACTGCGTGGTTCCGTCCTTCGTCTCTCCTGCTGATGGCCCTCGCCATGAGCGGGTGCGATGACGCCCCGCGTTTCACCGCCGCCGAACCGGGCGAGTCGCGCTCTGGCGGCGCCACCACCGTCAACAAAAGCGACCGCAATGCGTTTTCCCTGCCTTCAGCCAACCTGTCGCCTGTCCGGCGGCTGGACTTCAGCGTCGGCAACAGCTTCTTTCGCAACCCCTGGGTGATTGCGCCGTCGACTACCACTGCCCGCGACGGCCTGGGCCCGCTGTTCAACACTAACGCCTGCCAGAACTGCCACATCAAGGACGGCCGCGGCCACCCGCCCGAGCCTGGCGCCGACAACGCCGTGTCGATGCTGGTGCGCCTGTCGATTCCCGACGATCCGGCGTTCGTCGAGGACATCAAGCGGCTGGGCCTTACCCCAGAGCCTGTATACGGCAAGCAACTCCAGGACATGGCCATCCCCGGCGTCACGCCCGAGGGGAAGGTTCGGGTCGATTACGATTCGATGACCGTGCATTTTCGCGACGGCACTCCGGTGCATCTACGCCGCCCTACCCTGCAGATCACCCAACCCGGTTACGGCCCGATGCACCCGCAGACGCGAGCCTCTGCGCGCATTGCCCCGCCGATGATTGGTCTGGGCCTTCTGGAAGCCATCCCACAGGCGGCGATTCTGGCCAACGCCAACCCGAACGATGAAAAGGGCACCGGCATCACCGGTAAACCCAACTGGGTCTGGGACGATGAACAGCAGAAATCCGTCCTCGGCCGTTTCGGCTGGAAAGCTTCGCAACCCGGCATCAAACAGCAGAATGCCCACGCGCTGGCAGGGGACATGGGACTGACGTCCACCCTGATGCCGGTCGACGACTGCACACCGTCACAGACCGCATGCCTCGCTGCGCCCAATGGCAATGGTCCGAACGGTGAGCCGGAGGTCAGCGACAACATCCTGCGCTTGATAACCTTCTACACCCGCAACCTCGGCGTTCCGGTGCGTCGCGATGTGGCTGAGCCGCAGGTGCTGGCGGGCAAGAGCCTGTTCTTCAAGGCCGGCTGCCAGCAGTGCCACACGCCGCAATTCACTACCTCCGCTGACGCCGCCGAGCCTGAGCTGGCGAATCAGGTCATCCGTCCTTACACCGATCTGTTGCTGCATGACATGGGCGAAGGCCTGGCCGACAATCTCAGCGAATTTCAGGCCAGCGGCCAGCAGTGGCGCACCCCGCCGTTGTGGGGCATCGGCCTGACCCAGACTGTCAGCGGCCACACGCAGTTTCTGCACGACGGCCGCGCCCGCAACCTGATGGAGGCCGTACTCTGGCACGGTGGCGAGGCACTGCCGGCGCAACGTCAGGTGCTGGCTTTCGACGCGGAACAACGCGCAGCGCTGCTGGCGTTCTTGAATTCTCTCTAA
- a CDS encoding AP2/ERF family transcription factor, which produces MPKRNNKRRRVSKLKANDYGIHLLVGVKGPRAWKVTIYRDGRTFNRLFSFSRYGGRDPARKAADACRDQLLLAHLPKLSRDIRQRIIATNTSGYPGVHYRCYTGIAYWVARTTLRNGSSVTKSFRVEHYGYERAKELAIRERERQLDGIGDYRSFKVVEGERRLMQLLVENPALEIAGA; this is translated from the coding sequence GTGCCCAAGAGAAACAATAAAAGGCGCCGCGTCAGCAAGCTCAAAGCCAACGATTACGGTATCCACCTGCTGGTCGGCGTCAAGGGGCCGCGCGCCTGGAAGGTGACGATCTACCGCGACGGCAGAACCTTCAACCGACTGTTTTCCTTCTCCCGCTATGGCGGCCGTGATCCGGCACGAAAAGCCGCCGACGCGTGCCGTGACCAATTGCTGCTGGCTCACCTGCCCAAGCTCAGCCGCGACATCCGCCAGCGCATCATCGCCACCAACACCAGCGGCTATCCGGGGGTGCATTACCGCTGCTATACCGGCATCGCCTATTGGGTGGCGCGGACCACGCTGCGCAACGGCAGCAGCGTCACCAAGTCGTTCAGGGTCGAGCACTACGGGTACGAGAGGGCCAAGGAGCTGGCGATCCGCGAGCGCGAGCGGCAGCTCGACGGCATCGGCGATTACCGGTCATTCAAGGTGGTCGAGGGCGAGCGGCGTCTCATGCAACTGCTTGTGGAAAACCCGGCGCTGGAGATCGCCGGCGCATGA
- a CDS encoding LysR family transcriptional regulator ArgP, with protein sequence MFDYKLLSALAAVIEQSGFERAAQVLGLSQSAVSQRIKLLEARVGQPVLVRATPPSPTEIGRLLLNHVQQVRLLERDLQSVVPALDEGGMPERLRIALNADSLATWWALAVGDFCAEHRLLTDLVVEDQDVGLKRMRAGEVAACLCGSERPVAGARSLLLGAMRYRALASPDFIDRHFPQGVTPQAVARSPALVFGPDDFLQHRYLASLGVEGGFEHHLCPSSEGFTRMVEAGMGWGLVPELQVRGQLASGLLVELLTDQCIDVPLYWHHWRNGGRLLTELTDHLAKKAGQWLVPLGTE encoded by the coding sequence ATGTTCGACTACAAATTACTTTCCGCGTTGGCGGCCGTGATCGAGCAGTCCGGTTTCGAACGCGCCGCTCAGGTACTCGGCCTTTCCCAGTCAGCCGTGTCCCAGCGCATCAAGCTTCTGGAGGCGCGGGTCGGCCAGCCGGTGCTGGTTCGTGCAACCCCGCCGAGCCCAACGGAGATCGGCCGGCTGTTGCTCAACCATGTTCAACAGGTGCGCTTACTGGAACGCGACCTGCAGAGCGTGGTGCCGGCCCTGGACGAAGGCGGCATGCCTGAACGTTTGCGCATCGCGCTGAACGCCGACAGCCTGGCGACCTGGTGGGCCCTCGCGGTCGGAGACTTTTGTGCAGAGCATCGACTCCTCACCGACCTCGTCGTCGAGGATCAGGATGTCGGCCTCAAACGCATGCGCGCCGGTGAAGTGGCCGCATGTCTGTGTGGCAGTGAACGGCCGGTGGCGGGGGCGCGGAGTTTATTACTCGGCGCCATGCGTTATCGGGCGTTGGCCAGCCCTGACTTCATCGATCGGCATTTCCCACAGGGCGTCACGCCTCAAGCGGTAGCCCGATCGCCCGCGCTGGTGTTCGGCCCGGATGATTTCCTGCAGCACCGCTACCTCGCTTCGCTGGGTGTCGAAGGCGGTTTCGAGCATCATTTGTGTCCTTCGTCCGAAGGTTTCACGCGCATGGTCGAAGCCGGAATGGGGTGGGGGCTGGTGCCGGAATTGCAGGTCCGTGGGCAATTGGCGAGCGGTTTGTTGGTCGAGTTGCTGACCGATCAATGCATTGATGTGCCCTTGTACTGGCATCATTGGCGCAACGGCGGCCGGTTGTTGACGGAGTTGACGGACCATCTGGCGAAAAAAGCGGGGCAGTGGCTGGTGCCGTTGGGGACTGAGTGA
- a CDS encoding superoxide dismutase gives MAFELPPLPYAHDALAPHISKETLEYHHDKHHNTYVVNLNNLVPGTEFEGKTLEEIVKTSSGGIFNNAAQVWNHTFYWNCLAPNAGGQPTGALADAINAAFGSFDKFKEEFSKTSIGTFGSGWGWLVKKADGSLALASTIGAGNPITSGDTPLLTCDVWEHAYYIDYRNLRPKYVEAFWNLVNWKFVAEQFEGKSFTA, from the coding sequence ATGGCTTTTGAATTGCCTCCGCTGCCCTACGCACATGACGCTCTGGCACCGCACATCTCCAAGGAAACTCTGGAATACCACCACGACAAGCACCACAACACCTATGTCGTGAACCTGAACAACCTGGTGCCAGGCACCGAGTTCGAAGGCAAGACTCTGGAAGAAATCGTCAAGACCTCCTCGGGCGGTATCTTCAACAACGCCGCTCAAGTCTGGAACCACACGTTCTACTGGAACTGCCTGGCGCCAAACGCCGGCGGCCAACCGACTGGCGCTCTGGCGGACGCAATCAACGCGGCTTTCGGCTCCTTCGACAAGTTCAAGGAAGAGTTCAGCAAGACTTCCATCGGCACCTTCGGCTCCGGCTGGGGCTGGCTGGTGAAGAAAGCTGACGGCTCCCTGGCACTGGCCAGCACCATCGGCGCCGGCAACCCGATCACCAGCGGCGACACCCCGCTGCTGACCTGCGATGTCTGGGAACACGCTTACTACATCGACTACCGTAACCTGCGTCCGAAGTACGTCGAGGCGTTCTGGAACCTGGTCAACTGGAAGTTCGTTGCCGAGCAGTTTGAAGGCAAAAGCTTCACAGCCTGA